The Papaver somniferum cultivar HN1 unplaced genomic scaffold, ASM357369v1 unplaced-scaffold_107, whole genome shotgun sequence genome includes a region encoding these proteins:
- the LOC113328351 gene encoding berberine bridge enzyme-like 9 produces MPNCGGTGGHFSGGGVGPLSRKYGLARDNVILGEDLFWAISGGGGNSFVIVVAWKIKLVPVPSTTVTAFTVDKSLEDGITSLLHKWQHVAHMLPPEIYIVISVGAGDRYANKYKKLMDEKFPELGLTGNDFIEMSWIQSVLLLAGLPANSSTDILLNVPQKKLFFKGKSDYVRQPISQTGIELMWQRLVDDKQTALLLTLYGGRMSEISESALLLLICLSSSIIDV; encoded by the exons ATGCCCAACTGTGGGGGTACTGGTGGGCACTTCAGTGGAGGCGGAGTCGGCCCCCTTTCAAGGAAATATGGTCTTGCTAGAGATAATGTCATTCTGGGAGAAGATTTGTTTTGGGCAATTAGCGGAGGTGGTGGAAATAGCTTCGTGATTGTTGTTGCATGGAAGATCAAATTAGTACCGGTTCCTTCTACTACTGTAACTGCGTTTACAGTAGACAAAAGCTTAGAAGATGGAATAACTTCACTTTTGCATAAGTGGCAACATGTTGCACACATGCTTCCTCCAGAGATCTACATAGTAATCTCGGTAGGCGCAGGGGACCGAT ATGCTAACAAGTATAAAAAGTTGATGGATGAGAAATTTCCCGAGTTGGGTCTGACTGGTAACGATTTCATCGAAATGAGTTGGATTCAATCTGTTTTACTCTTGGCTGGACTTCCTGCTAACAGCTCAACCGATATTTTACTGAATGtgcctcaaaagaagttattCTTCAAGGGGAAATCAGATTATGTCAGACAACCTATCTCACAAACCGGTATAGAATTGATGTGGCAAAGATTAGTAGATGACAAGCAAACCGCTTTGTTGCTGACACTGTATGGCGGACGGATGAGCGAGATATCGGAATCCGCTTTGTTGTTATTGATATGCTTATCTTCCTCAATAATAGATGTTTAG